From Pelosinus fermentans DSM 17108, the proteins below share one genomic window:
- a CDS encoding CYTH and CHAD domain-containing protein, which translates to MIELPNHMETELKLGCADESVWEKIMTAEALAAVTVPGSEITQQLEARYFDTPSHALQKAQLAYRLRREGENWIATVKSGGSSKGGLHARLEWNVVVSDNEPDAGAFAHTEIGERLQEVVGDEILEPILITFFERRMVEVVMPDSSTIEVAADKGAIIAGEKTSPILEIELELKTGESKALFMLGAALSREFPLLPEPDSKFYRGLLLAGLATVQQKKNSVPQVDTAKPVSEAVAVLLVELIHHVLTAQRAFLENPQLPELVHELRICLRRLRSVLEFAEPLNVIKQNTWYQDELKKFGQRLARLRDLDVAYASWRQLQDYQSEERSAKVWLGDVLADSRNQEMEKIASECSSGLATPLLLGLWGEILDNDWQQSILSDHTTEKFVSNGLVNWIKMVRKEAESIVWADVNDVHNLRLGIKKLKYVVEVMQPLLGDRASIAEQLEKLQDTLGMITDTRSTEILLKALLRSKSSRAVHLEAGMLIGWQICEQLQLQKKANKIWKKFNRAAKKWK; encoded by the coding sequence GTGATCGAATTGCCTAATCATATGGAAACGGAATTGAAACTGGGTTGTGCCGATGAGAGTGTATGGGAAAAAATCATGACAGCAGAGGCGTTGGCAGCAGTGACTGTTCCTGGATCAGAGATTACCCAGCAATTAGAAGCTCGTTACTTTGATACGCCTAGTCATGCATTGCAAAAAGCACAGTTGGCTTATCGTCTGCGCCGTGAAGGTGAGAATTGGATTGCTACTGTCAAAAGCGGTGGTTCTTCTAAGGGAGGGCTGCATGCCAGGTTAGAATGGAACGTAGTTGTTTCCGATAATGAACCTGATGCAGGAGCCTTTGCTCATACTGAAATTGGTGAACGATTGCAGGAAGTAGTGGGTGATGAAATATTAGAGCCTATTTTAATTACTTTCTTTGAGCGGCGAATGGTAGAGGTTGTTATGCCTGACAGCAGTACGATTGAAGTAGCCGCTGATAAAGGTGCTATTATTGCGGGAGAGAAGACATCACCTATTTTAGAGATCGAATTAGAATTAAAAACAGGAGAGTCTAAAGCATTATTTATGCTGGGCGCTGCTTTATCCAGGGAGTTTCCGCTGCTGCCAGAACCTGATAGTAAGTTTTATCGGGGACTTTTACTGGCAGGTCTGGCGACTGTACAGCAAAAGAAGAATTCTGTACCTCAGGTGGATACAGCCAAGCCTGTTAGTGAGGCTGTAGCCGTACTGCTGGTAGAGCTGATTCATCATGTTCTAACGGCACAGCGGGCTTTTCTTGAAAATCCCCAGCTGCCGGAATTAGTTCATGAACTGCGTATTTGTCTGCGGCGTCTGCGATCGGTATTGGAGTTTGCCGAACCCTTGAATGTAATCAAACAGAACACTTGGTATCAGGATGAATTAAAAAAGTTTGGTCAAAGACTGGCCAGATTGAGGGATTTAGATGTAGCCTATGCCAGCTGGCGTCAATTACAGGATTATCAGTCTGAGGAAAGAAGCGCCAAAGTCTGGTTGGGAGATGTTCTTGCTGACAGCCGCAATCAGGAAATGGAGAAGATTGCAAGTGAATGCAGTTCCGGTTTGGCAACGCCCTTATTATTAGGTTTGTGGGGCGAGATTTTAGATAACGACTGGCAGCAATCGATCCTTTCTGATCATACAACAGAAAAGTTTGTTAGCAATGGTTTAGTCAATTGGATCAAGATGGTGAGAAAAGAAGCTGAATCTATAGTTTGGGCGGATGTCAACGATGTTCATAATTTACGATTGGGAATCAAGAAACTTAAGTATGTAGTAGAAGTAATGCAGCCGCTGTTAGGTGATAGAGCTTCTATTGCAGAACAGCTGGAAAAACTGCAGGATACTTTGGGGATGATAACAGATACCCGTAGTACAGAGATATTGCTAAAGGCATTATTGCGAAGTAAATCCAGCAGGGCGGTACATTTAGAGGCAGGCATGCTGATCGGCTGGCAAATATGTGAACAGCTGCAGCTGCAAAAGAAAGCAAATAAAATTTGGAAGAAATTCAATCGTGCAGCGAAAAAGTGGAAATAG